Proteins encoded by one window of Venturia canescens isolate UGA chromosome 2, ASM1945775v1, whole genome shotgun sequence:
- the Pvr gene encoding vascular endothelial growth factor receptor 1 isoform X2, with translation MFRTFKKSFGFFIVVLLCQDCRAHKPQLSPDEPEIYISEGEALELACTSSKNIQFYYPEDIGYSLSTSVADLSKQDLGNTQRINFSRKDTVHGDTGWYGCADQDVEVTPGVYDQPDVSWTYVWVMSNSSYFVQTNILESIRAAVGESVVIPCRPTSPAYNVTLYANHETKVKLGPDVSYDPKFGFRIRNITWKKIGYYTCKIEDGTGETQELNYYVNVIKHQTLKHPKIDDKPLKHVTRGQTLYVNCSITLELDLNHVLNWTTPQKDARISQRKIDIPFGKTLQIVVAELVIDGVTDADEGEYECTVTTYYDIKKTQTYIKVHDPNVKYIRLKSLDDDSYYQKKDGDRIQWMVQVDAYPQPLLKWLSPRGHDIVGSWLSPERSKYAINISSTMAILRINRLDLNDMGVYSLQATNAEQIETLNFTLDVSAIPIPMLDKANTFYMPKQKAVFRCEVAAHPTPNVTWSYLKAPNYPSLNESEIISLKGGQIIPKTTTFLSVVSTHIDVSGLLTCTACNIIGCDEDTAVILVTDVPGGFGIVERGLHTIGDNVVLTCAASIYNYTNVEWLTEDHRRVVETDRISLTNRTTNFTHRVSLEINNITKFDNNSQYICSAINIDSEDTDTYVYTLEMQDPLAPYIYETNMNRTEVTYDLSTEGHKTVVLKCYVRGMPVPNITWHKDDTTIKPGEQYMFLHKHQELHIKYLLDEDSGKYSCKASNRFGKDENYQSILIKAKAVPKSLIISIVVLVVICVILVIYFTTKIHREKVIRKQLMEAGLTHFEEGALECLNPDLTVDDQAELLPYDKKWEFPREKLKFGKQLGFGAFGVVMKADAHGICEDEDVTTVAVKMVRRSTESTYIRALASELKIMVHLGKHLNVVNLLGACTKNIAKRELLVIVEYCRFGNLHNYLLRHRGDFINQIDPNSGKFDPTIGLDLLVRTTSVGSNNSGSAVSYNSNPSAELVGYTSGGTDTQSVSLSPDGCVLSNNSTQPGWRSNYHGDYKDQNLKPICTQDLLSWAFQVARGMEYLSQRKVLHGDLAARNILLAENNIVKICDFGLAKTMYKDDNYKKKGDAPLPIKWMAIESIRDRVFSTQSDIWSFGIVLWEFFTLAKTPYPGMEAEKQYQRLIEGYRMEKPEYATDELYDIMLRCWKAKPTLRPTFTSLVTNIGDLLEESVKEHYIDLNAPYMDMNTMILESGKDDYLTMMSAPDHNILTSHNRDYVNSTCTSPGARSEDSYLPMSPSCKDDQSVIFGSKRNSEENKFTYPDKKAGENANTDSESEAVEDSPMLNEEDDEHYLKPINVHERRAEFARRNAEIKSATMKKSDENISGYCNTPLNLGELNDRSVDPSKTNDTNNKDSNSYVPTIIRTVDNYVNMPRQKNDLRKDGASSFSNPSYVSIDNNR, from the exons atgttccgtacatttaaaaaatcttttggcTTCTTTATCGTCGTTTTACTATGCcaag attgcCGAGCACACAAACCTCAGCTGTCACCTGACGAGCCGGAGATCTATATTTCTGAGGGAGAAGCCCTCGAGTTGGCGTGCACGAGTTCGAAGAATATACAATTTTACTATCCCGAAGACATCGGATATTCG CTTTCTACCTCGGTCGCAGATCTGAGCAAACAGGATTTGGGAAATACTcaaagaataaatttttcgagaaagGACACCGTTCATGGCGACACCGGCTGGTATGGCTGCGCCGATCAAGATGTCGAAGTTACACCAGGCGTTTATGATCAGCCCGATGTCAGCTGGACCTACGTTTGGGTCATGT CAAACTCGAGTTATTTCGTGCAGACCAATATCTTGGAATCTATAAGAGCAGCTGTGGGGGAATCGGTGGTTATACCATGTCGACCAACTTCGCCGGCGTACAACGTCACGCTTTACGCAAACCATGAAACA AAAGTCAAATTGGGCCCAGACGTTTCGTACGATCCCAAATTTGGTTTCAGAATACGGAATatcacatggaaaaaaatcggttACTACACGTGCAAGATCGAGGATGGTACCGGGGAGACCCAAGAACTCAACTATTACGTGAACGttataa AACATCAGACTTTGAAACATccgaaaattgatgataagcCTCTGAAACACGTGACACGAGGACAAACGCTTTACGTCAATTGTTCAATAACTCTCGAGCTAGATTTGAATCACGTTCTCAATTGGACGACTCCGCAAAAG GATGCCAGAATCTCGCAACGAAAGATCGACATACCATTTGGGAAAACGTTACAAATAGTAGTAGCTGAATTAGTCATCGACGGAGTGACCGATGCTGACGAAGGCGAATACGAGTGCACCGTCACTACTTATTacgatattaaaaaaacacaaacGTACATAAAGGTTCATG ATCCTAACGTCAAGTACATACGCTTGAAATCACTGGACGATGATTCGTATTACCAAAAAAAGGACGGCGATAGAATTCAGTGGATGGTTCAAGTCGACGCGTATCCTCAGCCACTGCTAAAATG GCTCAGCCCACGAGGTCATGACATCGTAGGTTCATGGTTGAGTCCCGAAAGATCGAAGTATGCGATTAACATTTCATCGACGATGGCAATTCTGCGGATAAATCGTCTGGATTTGAACGACATGGGAGTGTATTCCCTCCAAGCTACGAACGCtgaacaaattgaaactctGAATTTTACTTTGGATGTGTCAG caaTACCCATACCGATGCTCGACAAAGCAAACACGTTCTACATGCCAAAGCAGAAAGCAGTTTTTCGCTGCGAAGTGGCAGCTCACCCAACACCAAATGTGACTTGGAGTTATTTGAAAGCACCGAATTATCCGTCACTAAACGAATCAGAAATCATATCGCTCAAG GGTGGTCAAATTATCCCCAAAACCACGACGTTTTTGTCCGTCGTCTCAACACATATCGATGTGTCCGGCCTTCTGACTTGTACCGCGTGCAATATTATTGGATGCGATGAAGATACGGCTGTTATTCTTGTTACCG ATGTTCCCGGAGGGTTTGGCATCGTAGAACGAGGCTTGCATACGATCGGTGATAACGTTGTCCTGACATGCGCAGCGTCGATCTACAATTACACAAATGTTGAATGGTTGACCGAGGATCATCGGCGAGTTGTCGAAACCG ACAGAATTTCACTCACCAATCGGACAACGAACTTCACACATCGCGTGAGCCTTGAAATTAATAATATCACTAAATTCGACAATAATAGTCAGTACATTTGCAGCGCCATTAATATCGATAGCGAAGATACCGATACGTATGTCTACACACTCGAAATGCAAG ATCCTCTCGCGCCATATATTTACGAGACGAATATGAACCGAACAGAGGTAACTTATGACCTTTCCACCGAAGGACACAAAACTGTTGTTCTCAAGTGCTATGTCCGAGGAATGCCCGTGCCGAATATAACATGGCACAAG GACGATACGACAATCAAACCTGGCGAGCAGTACATGTTTCTTCACAAGCATCAGGAACTTCATATTAAATATTTACTGGATGAAGACAGTGGGAAGTATTCCTGTAAAGCTAGCAATCGTTttggaaaagatgaaaattatCAGAGTATTTTAATCAAAG CCAAAGCAGTTCCAAAGTCATTGATCATCTCCATCGTAGTCCTCGTGGTTATCTGTGTGATActcgttatttatttcacaacaaaaattcatcgagaGAAG gtaaTCCGGAAGCAACTAATGGAGGCGGGTCTAACACACTTCGAAGAAGGAGCTCTGGAGTGTTTGAATCCCGACTTGACGGTCGACGATCAAGCGGAATTATTGCCCTACGACAAAAAGTGGGAATTCCcacgagaaaaattgaagtttggCAAACAATTGGGTTTCGGTGCTTTCGGTGTTGTCATGAAAGCTGATGCTCACGGTATTTGTGAGGATGAGGACGTTACCACTGTCGCTGTTAAAATGGTTCGAAGGTCGACGGAATCGACTTACATCAGGGCATTGGCGAGCGAACTCAAAATCATGGTGCATCTTGGCAAACATCTCAACGTAGTCAATCTTCTTGGCGCATGTACAAAAAATATCGCGAAAC GTGAGCTATTAGTGATCGTCGAATATTGTCGCTTCGGAAATTTGCACAATTATCTACTCAGACATCGTGGCGATTTTATCAACCAAATCGATCCGAACAGTGGAAAATTCGATCCCACGATTGGACTCGATTTACTTGTCAGAACTACCAGTGTCGGAAGCAACAATAG TGGTAGTGCAGTTTCGTACAACAGCAATCCAAGTGCAGAGTTGGTTGGTTATACGAGCGGTGGTACAGATACTCAAAGTGTCAGTTTGTCACCGGATGGCTGCGTCCTCAGTAACAACTCGACTCAACCAGGATGGCGTTCCAATTATCATGGCGATTACAAAGATCAGAACCTCAAACCCATTTGCACGCAGGACTTATTGTCTTGGGCATTCCAGGTTGCACGGGGAATGGAATATCTCAGCCAGAGAAAG GTATTACATGGAGATCTTGCAGCAAGGAATATACTTCTCGCGGAGAATAACATTGTAAAAATATGTGACTTTGGTCTTGCAAAAACAATGTACAAAGACgacaattataaaaagaaaGGTGATGCTCCGTTACCGATCAAATGGATGGCTATTGAATCAATAAGAGATCGTGTATTCTCAACGCAGTCGGATATTTGGTCTTTTGGCATAGTACTTTGGGAATTTTTCACCCTAGCAAAAACTCCCTATCCTGGGATGGAGGCTGAGAAACAATATCAACGCTTGATCGAAGGATATCGAATGGAAAAGCCGGAATATGCAACCGACGAATT GTACGACATAATGTTGCGCTGCTGGAAAGCTAAGCCAACATTGCGGCCAACTTTCACATCTCTGGTCACTAACATTGGTGATTTGCTTGAGGAAAGTGTCAAAGAG cactatatagatttgaatGCCCCTTACATGGACATGAACACGATGATTTTGGAGAGTGGAAAGGACGATTATCTAACAATGATGTCAGCGCCCGATCATAACATCCTAACATCACATAACCGCGATTACGTAAATTCGACTTGTACATCACCCGGAGCGAGAAGCGAAGATTCTTATTTACCAATGAGTCCGTCCTGTAAAGATGACCAATCGGTGATCTTTGGCTCCAAGAGAAATTCAGAAGAGAATAAATTCACGTATCCAGATAAAAAGGCTGGAGAAAACGCCAACACGGATTCAGAATCAGAAGCTGTGGAGGATTCACCGATGTTGAATGAGGAGGATGATGAACATTATTTGAAGCCAATAAACGTGCACGAGCGCAGAGCTGAATTTGCGAGACGCAATGCAGAAATAAAATCTGCAACGATGAAgaaatcagacgaaaacatttCCGGTTATTGCAATACACCCTTGAATCTTGGTGAACTGAACGATCGTAGTGTTGATCCGAGCAAAACCAACGACACAAATAATAAAGATTCAAATAGTTACGTTCCCACGATTATCAGGACTGTCGACAATTACGTTAACATGCCCaggcaaaaaaatgatttgcgTAAAGACGGTGCATCTAGTTTTAGCAATCCGAGCTACGTTTCGATTGATAATAATCGTTAA
- the Pvr gene encoding vascular endothelial growth factor receptor 1 isoform X1, with protein sequence MFRTFKKSFGFFIVVLLCQDCRAHKPQLSPDEPEIYISEGEALELACTSSKNIQFYYPEDIGYSLSTSVADLSKQDLGNTQRINFSRKDTVHGDTGWYGCADQDVEVTPGVYDQPDVSWTYVWVMSNSSYFVQTNILESIRAAVGESVVIPCRPTSPAYNVTLYANHETKVKLGPDVSYDPKFGFRIRNITWKKIGYYTCKIEDGTGETQELNYYVNVIKHQTLKHPKIDDKPLKHVTRGQTLYVNCSITLELDLNHVLNWTTPQKDARISQRKIDIPFGKTLQIVVAELVIDGVTDADEGEYECTVTTYYDIKKTQTYIKVHDPNVKYIRLKSLDDDSYYQKKDGDRIQWMVQVDAYPQPLLKWLSPRGHDIVGSWLSPERSKYAINISSTMAILRINRLDLNDMGVYSLQATNAEQIETLNFTLDVSAIPIPMLDKANTFYMPKQKAVFRCEVAAHPTPNVTWSYLKAPNYPSLNESEIISLKGGQIIPKTTTFLSVVSTHIDVSGLLTCTACNIIGCDEDTAVILVTDVPGGFGIVERGLHTIGDNVVLTCAASIYNYTNVEWLTEDHRRVVETDRISLTNRTTNFTHRVSLEINNITKFDNNSQYICSAINIDSEDTDTYVYTLEMQDPLAPYIYETNMNRTEVTYDLSTEGHKTVVLKCYVRGMPVPNITWHKDDTTIKPGEQYMFLHKHQELHIKYLLDEDSGKYSCKASNRFGKDENYQSILIKAKAVPKSLIISIVVLVVICVILVIYFTTKIHREKVIRKQLMEAGLTHFEEGALECLNPDLTVDDQAELLPYDKKWEFPREKLKFGKQLGFGAFGVVMKADAHGICEDEDVTTVAVKMVRRSTESTYIRALASELKIMVHLGKHLNVVNLLGACTKNIAKRELLVIVEYCRFGNLHNYLLRHRGDFINQIDPNSGKFDPTIGLDLLVRTTSVGSNNRIKYAALLFSRSGSAVSYNSNPSAELVGYTSGGTDTQSVSLSPDGCVLSNNSTQPGWRSNYHGDYKDQNLKPICTQDLLSWAFQVARGMEYLSQRKVLHGDLAARNILLAENNIVKICDFGLAKTMYKDDNYKKKGDAPLPIKWMAIESIRDRVFSTQSDIWSFGIVLWEFFTLAKTPYPGMEAEKQYQRLIEGYRMEKPEYATDELYDIMLRCWKAKPTLRPTFTSLVTNIGDLLEESVKEHYIDLNAPYMDMNTMILESGKDDYLTMMSAPDHNILTSHNRDYVNSTCTSPGARSEDSYLPMSPSCKDDQSVIFGSKRNSEENKFTYPDKKAGENANTDSESEAVEDSPMLNEEDDEHYLKPINVHERRAEFARRNAEIKSATMKKSDENISGYCNTPLNLGELNDRSVDPSKTNDTNNKDSNSYVPTIIRTVDNYVNMPRQKNDLRKDGASSFSNPSYVSIDNNR encoded by the exons atgttccgtacatttaaaaaatcttttggcTTCTTTATCGTCGTTTTACTATGCcaag attgcCGAGCACACAAACCTCAGCTGTCACCTGACGAGCCGGAGATCTATATTTCTGAGGGAGAAGCCCTCGAGTTGGCGTGCACGAGTTCGAAGAATATACAATTTTACTATCCCGAAGACATCGGATATTCG CTTTCTACCTCGGTCGCAGATCTGAGCAAACAGGATTTGGGAAATACTcaaagaataaatttttcgagaaagGACACCGTTCATGGCGACACCGGCTGGTATGGCTGCGCCGATCAAGATGTCGAAGTTACACCAGGCGTTTATGATCAGCCCGATGTCAGCTGGACCTACGTTTGGGTCATGT CAAACTCGAGTTATTTCGTGCAGACCAATATCTTGGAATCTATAAGAGCAGCTGTGGGGGAATCGGTGGTTATACCATGTCGACCAACTTCGCCGGCGTACAACGTCACGCTTTACGCAAACCATGAAACA AAAGTCAAATTGGGCCCAGACGTTTCGTACGATCCCAAATTTGGTTTCAGAATACGGAATatcacatggaaaaaaatcggttACTACACGTGCAAGATCGAGGATGGTACCGGGGAGACCCAAGAACTCAACTATTACGTGAACGttataa AACATCAGACTTTGAAACATccgaaaattgatgataagcCTCTGAAACACGTGACACGAGGACAAACGCTTTACGTCAATTGTTCAATAACTCTCGAGCTAGATTTGAATCACGTTCTCAATTGGACGACTCCGCAAAAG GATGCCAGAATCTCGCAACGAAAGATCGACATACCATTTGGGAAAACGTTACAAATAGTAGTAGCTGAATTAGTCATCGACGGAGTGACCGATGCTGACGAAGGCGAATACGAGTGCACCGTCACTACTTATTacgatattaaaaaaacacaaacGTACATAAAGGTTCATG ATCCTAACGTCAAGTACATACGCTTGAAATCACTGGACGATGATTCGTATTACCAAAAAAAGGACGGCGATAGAATTCAGTGGATGGTTCAAGTCGACGCGTATCCTCAGCCACTGCTAAAATG GCTCAGCCCACGAGGTCATGACATCGTAGGTTCATGGTTGAGTCCCGAAAGATCGAAGTATGCGATTAACATTTCATCGACGATGGCAATTCTGCGGATAAATCGTCTGGATTTGAACGACATGGGAGTGTATTCCCTCCAAGCTACGAACGCtgaacaaattgaaactctGAATTTTACTTTGGATGTGTCAG caaTACCCATACCGATGCTCGACAAAGCAAACACGTTCTACATGCCAAAGCAGAAAGCAGTTTTTCGCTGCGAAGTGGCAGCTCACCCAACACCAAATGTGACTTGGAGTTATTTGAAAGCACCGAATTATCCGTCACTAAACGAATCAGAAATCATATCGCTCAAG GGTGGTCAAATTATCCCCAAAACCACGACGTTTTTGTCCGTCGTCTCAACACATATCGATGTGTCCGGCCTTCTGACTTGTACCGCGTGCAATATTATTGGATGCGATGAAGATACGGCTGTTATTCTTGTTACCG ATGTTCCCGGAGGGTTTGGCATCGTAGAACGAGGCTTGCATACGATCGGTGATAACGTTGTCCTGACATGCGCAGCGTCGATCTACAATTACACAAATGTTGAATGGTTGACCGAGGATCATCGGCGAGTTGTCGAAACCG ACAGAATTTCACTCACCAATCGGACAACGAACTTCACACATCGCGTGAGCCTTGAAATTAATAATATCACTAAATTCGACAATAATAGTCAGTACATTTGCAGCGCCATTAATATCGATAGCGAAGATACCGATACGTATGTCTACACACTCGAAATGCAAG ATCCTCTCGCGCCATATATTTACGAGACGAATATGAACCGAACAGAGGTAACTTATGACCTTTCCACCGAAGGACACAAAACTGTTGTTCTCAAGTGCTATGTCCGAGGAATGCCCGTGCCGAATATAACATGGCACAAG GACGATACGACAATCAAACCTGGCGAGCAGTACATGTTTCTTCACAAGCATCAGGAACTTCATATTAAATATTTACTGGATGAAGACAGTGGGAAGTATTCCTGTAAAGCTAGCAATCGTTttggaaaagatgaaaattatCAGAGTATTTTAATCAAAG CCAAAGCAGTTCCAAAGTCATTGATCATCTCCATCGTAGTCCTCGTGGTTATCTGTGTGATActcgttatttatttcacaacaaaaattcatcgagaGAAG gtaaTCCGGAAGCAACTAATGGAGGCGGGTCTAACACACTTCGAAGAAGGAGCTCTGGAGTGTTTGAATCCCGACTTGACGGTCGACGATCAAGCGGAATTATTGCCCTACGACAAAAAGTGGGAATTCCcacgagaaaaattgaagtttggCAAACAATTGGGTTTCGGTGCTTTCGGTGTTGTCATGAAAGCTGATGCTCACGGTATTTGTGAGGATGAGGACGTTACCACTGTCGCTGTTAAAATGGTTCGAAGGTCGACGGAATCGACTTACATCAGGGCATTGGCGAGCGAACTCAAAATCATGGTGCATCTTGGCAAACATCTCAACGTAGTCAATCTTCTTGGCGCATGTACAAAAAATATCGCGAAAC GTGAGCTATTAGTGATCGTCGAATATTGTCGCTTCGGAAATTTGCACAATTATCTACTCAGACATCGTGGCGATTTTATCAACCAAATCGATCCGAACAGTGGAAAATTCGATCCCACGATTGGACTCGATTTACTTGTCAGAACTACCAGTGTCGGAAGCAACAATAG AATCAAATACGCGGCACTCTTATTTTCTCGTAGTGGTAGTGCAGTTTCGTACAACAGCAATCCAAGTGCAGAGTTGGTTGGTTATACGAGCGGTGGTACAGATACTCAAAGTGTCAGTTTGTCACCGGATGGCTGCGTCCTCAGTAACAACTCGACTCAACCAGGATGGCGTTCCAATTATCATGGCGATTACAAAGATCAGAACCTCAAACCCATTTGCACGCAGGACTTATTGTCTTGGGCATTCCAGGTTGCACGGGGAATGGAATATCTCAGCCAGAGAAAG GTATTACATGGAGATCTTGCAGCAAGGAATATACTTCTCGCGGAGAATAACATTGTAAAAATATGTGACTTTGGTCTTGCAAAAACAATGTACAAAGACgacaattataaaaagaaaGGTGATGCTCCGTTACCGATCAAATGGATGGCTATTGAATCAATAAGAGATCGTGTATTCTCAACGCAGTCGGATATTTGGTCTTTTGGCATAGTACTTTGGGAATTTTTCACCCTAGCAAAAACTCCCTATCCTGGGATGGAGGCTGAGAAACAATATCAACGCTTGATCGAAGGATATCGAATGGAAAAGCCGGAATATGCAACCGACGAATT GTACGACATAATGTTGCGCTGCTGGAAAGCTAAGCCAACATTGCGGCCAACTTTCACATCTCTGGTCACTAACATTGGTGATTTGCTTGAGGAAAGTGTCAAAGAG cactatatagatttgaatGCCCCTTACATGGACATGAACACGATGATTTTGGAGAGTGGAAAGGACGATTATCTAACAATGATGTCAGCGCCCGATCATAACATCCTAACATCACATAACCGCGATTACGTAAATTCGACTTGTACATCACCCGGAGCGAGAAGCGAAGATTCTTATTTACCAATGAGTCCGTCCTGTAAAGATGACCAATCGGTGATCTTTGGCTCCAAGAGAAATTCAGAAGAGAATAAATTCACGTATCCAGATAAAAAGGCTGGAGAAAACGCCAACACGGATTCAGAATCAGAAGCTGTGGAGGATTCACCGATGTTGAATGAGGAGGATGATGAACATTATTTGAAGCCAATAAACGTGCACGAGCGCAGAGCTGAATTTGCGAGACGCAATGCAGAAATAAAATCTGCAACGATGAAgaaatcagacgaaaacatttCCGGTTATTGCAATACACCCTTGAATCTTGGTGAACTGAACGATCGTAGTGTTGATCCGAGCAAAACCAACGACACAAATAATAAAGATTCAAATAGTTACGTTCCCACGATTATCAGGACTGTCGACAATTACGTTAACATGCCCaggcaaaaaaatgatttgcgTAAAGACGGTGCATCTAGTTTTAGCAATCCGAGCTACGTTTCGATTGATAATAATCGTTAA
- the Pak3 gene encoding serine/threonine-protein kinase PAK 3, with protein sequence MSLSISKFFSKKNKNTTPDHVVVGEIGLPTNVSHQFHVSKNQETGQLEGLPDPWIRLLNTQITKSEQDSHPHAALQAIKFYNYSIKRKPQEEVCKPFVTEDLIEEESQEIDKILTKKKYASRESDGSMSASSTDSQTHRLPELPPKMGKPSKPPPRRYIERVEKTLTEVLEDLDACQLEVEIACEEERNREKERAEETESPVLRRKTESHVARLSDEEVFDELGRICQRGNPNERFVRSKEVGAGASGTVFIATDSLNDQKVAIKDIDMSKQPKKELILTEIKVLKEFRHPNLVNFLDAYLVDEHLWVVMELLQGGPLTDVVTETVMKEAQIAAVCREVLKAISFLHGKGIIHRDVKSDNVLLGMNGAVKVTDFGFCANIDGDEKRQTMVGTPYWMAPEVVTRKRYGKKVDIWSLGIMAIEMIEGEPPYLKETPLRALYLIAAIGKPSVPRWESLSPNFQHFLESCLAVEVDERATAEELLEHPFLQNCAELSTLTPLIRAAQKILHKAF encoded by the coding sequence ATGAGTCTAAGcatatcaaaatttttctccaagaaaaacaaaaatactaCTCCCGATCACGTAGTCGTGGGAGAAATAGGATTGCCCACAAATGTTTCCCATCAATTTCACGTTAgtaaaaatcaagagactGGCCAATTGGAAGGTCTTCCTGACCCTTGGATACGTCTTCTGAATACTCAAATCACCAAATCCGAACAAGATTCACATCCTCATGCGGCCTTACAagctataaaattttacaattattCTATCAAACGAAAGCCTCAGGAAGAAGTTTGTAAACCTTTTGTTACCGAAGATCTCATAGAAGAGGAGTCGCAAGAAATTGACAAGATATTAACAAAGAAGAAATATGCATCGAGAGAAAGTGACGGATCTATGTCTGCTAGTTCCACCGATAGTCAAACTCACAGACTGCCGGAGTTACCTCCAAAAATGGGCAAGCCATCGAAACCTCCTCCAAGGCGATACATCGAACGAGTAGAAAAGACACTCACCGAAGTGCTGGAAGATCTTGACGCTTGTCAATTAGAGGTAGAAATTGCCTGTGAAGAAGAAAGGAATCGTGAAAAAGAGCGAGCTGAAGAAACAGAAAGTCCTGTGTTGAGAAGAAAGACAGAATCACATGTAGCAAGATTAAGCGACGAGGAAGTTTTTGATGAGCTCGGAAGAATATGTCAACGCGGCAATCCAAATGAAAGATTTGTTAGAAGCAAAGAAGTTGGAGCAGGTGCATCGGGAACAGTTTTCATAGCCACGGATTCTCTGAACGATCAAAAAGTTGCAATCAAAGATATTGATATGTCCAAACAACCAAAAAAAGAATTGATACTTACAGAGATTAAAGTACTCAAAGAATTCCGCCATCCTAACCTTGTCAATTTTCTCGATGCTTATCTAGTGGATGAGCATCTTTGGGTTGTGATGGAGTTGTTGCAAGGAGGGCCATTGACGGATGTGGTGACGGAAACTGTTATGAAAGAAGCACAAATTGCCGCTGTTTGTAGAGAAGTTCTTAAAGCCATCAGTTTTCTCCATGGAAAAGGCATTATTCATCGGGATGTTAAAAGTGATAATGTTCTGTTGGGCATGAATGGAGCTGTCAAGGTTACCGACTTTGGATTTTGCGCAAATATTGatggtgatgaaaaaagacAGACCATGGTAGGCACTCCGTACTGGATGGCACCAGAAGTTGTAACCAGGAAACGGTATGGGAAAAAAGTTGACATCTGGTCTCTCGGGATAATGGCTATTGAAATGATCGAAGGGGAACCACCTTATCTGAAAGAAACACCGCTCAGAGCTCTCTACCTCATTGCTGCTATTGGAAAACCATCAGTACCACGCTGGGAAAGTCTTAGTCCAAATTTTCAACACTTCTTGGAAAGTTGTCTCGCTGTCGAAGTTGATGAAAGAGCTACCGCGGAAGAACTATTGGAACATCCATTTCTTCAGAATTGTGCTGAGCTTTCGACATTGACACCCCTCATAAGGGCTGCACAAAAGATACTGCACAAAGCTTTCTAG